ctctctctctctctctctatccttaTTCTGTGGAGGATTAGTTGTCCACCATGATGAGTAGAACTGGActggatttgacatccattttttgACCATGGTGGTGGATAATGAAAGATGTGACCTAACATACATCCAAAGATCTTTACTAAAGGTAAGTGCAATCAGTCAAAATAAAGCCCAGCAAACTTATGTCACTTCCCAATACTCTTGGCTGAGTCATCTTATCCAATCATGTCTGTTCTGAAAGTTATGCAGCATGTCTTCACtaagtcaaaaaaatatttagtttccTGTTAGCTTAGAAATGATTAcatcctcccctctctctctcgacTACTTAGATTTTGAGATTGATGACAATAGTTAAGGAGGGATGAAAGAGAGGCAATTCTGAATAAGTGTGAGAAAATAGGTATCATGATAATAATTTTGCTATCCAATAAATTCTTTGTAcatgagatttatttatttatttttttgatgttATGGTGATAATTAATCCTACATGCAGAAGCACATCTCAACCAAGAGTTGATATGAAACATAACCTCAGTTatgaggggaaaaaaaaagaaaagaaatcaattATGGAGGTTCGAAATCAAAAATTAATTCCATTAATTATGATTTATAGCGTTTTCAAGTGCTTAGAAAACGAAATTGATATTGAATACATCTTATTGTATCCTAAAACTAGAATAACATAAATGATGTAGAAAaacatgaaaaattttaatttattttgatacttatttattattgattaaatcaaaaaatatacccCACAAACTCGATTGATATATTAAGTTTGCCttggaaatatattttttaatttagttcttctaataatcacatatatatatattattccttTAAATATTTGAATATATCATATATGCCACTCTCGCTAGCATCAGTTTAGTAAGCTCAACTTAACAAGGAGAAATAAGcaagttaattaaaaatatattaatattgttaaaattatattataattaaatatccAAAAGACTCATTATTTTTAGTGCCTTTGAAGGGATATTAATGCCAATTTGAGTTTTAACAGTACTATGCTAAGGTCAACGGTCAACGACTAATAATGTTTTAAAATTTACGatgatatatatgtgtatgtatatgttttatatttaaatataaaatagtaAATCCgtaaatcactatatatatatatatatatatataagtataaatataaaatttgttTATttgtattattgttattattattattattattattattatttgcctATATGTATTATTGGTGTCCAACTTTGCTGTAATGCCAAACGAGCCCTAACAATGGTAGGCTTTTGACTCCAACGTAGGCATAGTGTGGAGACAGCGAGTGTGACTCCTGTTCCCATCATTCGGTGTCACCACTCCTACTTTCTTGCTCTCCTTCCCCCTCCCTCCCTCTGTTCTCCTTTTGCTTTCCATCTGTGCCCGCAGTAGGCTCGCAGTGACCCGCGGTGGAGAGGCGTCGGTGATCAAGGAAAGCGCGTGCCAATCTTCGCGAGGCCTCGTGGAGCTCTTTCCATTTTTCTCCTGTCCTGGTCTTCCTCCGCCTCCCCCGCCGCCGATTCTTACCCTCTTTTGCGCGAGTAACCGTAGAAGATGGGCGGGTGAGCACCGGAACCAGGAAAGATGGGGTCTTGACGTGCAAGAGGTGAGGAACGGCGGGAGGGATCCGATGGAGAGGGGGAGTGATCGGAGAGAGGTGGTATTTTGATGGAGGAGGCGCGAAGAATGGAGTGGGAGAGGGGCCCTGGTAGTGGTGGTGGCGGCGTGAGGAACGACGAGGAAGGGGAGGGGAGGAGTgggagcggaggaggaggagacggtgCGGGAGGGGAAGGGGTTCTCTACGTGAAGGTGATGACGGACGAGCAGATGGAGGTCCTCCGTCGTCAGATCGCTGTGTACGCCACCATCTGCGAGCAGCTCGTCGAGATGCACAAGGCCATCACCGCCCACCACGACACCCTCGCAGGTGATCGATTCCGACTCCCTACTCTTCCTCTTGATTAGGAGAAAAGATTCCTTTTTTACCTTCATATCAGAGGGGAAACATGATGTAGCTCTGTCACTTCGTATCAATGCGTTGAGATTTGGACCTAATTTTGATTTTGTTTGGACTTAAAATTGCTCTCTTTGTTTGGCTATCTCCCATAACTCCATGTTGTGCGTCTTATTGGACTTCGTTCATATTCGAATCATGAACATTTATTGAGGCTAATACTAATAATCTTTTCTTGCCTGTTGGAAACATTATGTTCGGTGGTTTAGCATTAAAGGTTTTGGAGCAGTGGCAGGCTATACGCATGTGGATTGGACAACATTATCTATCAGAAAACAGTCACTTTGATGTTATTTTAGATCCTTTCAGCAAGCCCATTAAAAAACGAGATTCTTTTAGAGATGTCCTTAATTTGCCAGATTAAAATAATTTGTATAACATGATTTACCAACTCTTGAAATGAGATGGCTTGGTTGTTTCCATCACTTAAAAAGGGATTTAGAGGAGGGCTGATGCATTTTGGTTATGCAAAGTACCGAAGGATGCAAAGGGAAGATCTACCTTGTTGTTTTAGGAATTGCCTTATATTTATATGCCAATTTGTTGATTTTGGTAGTGTTGTTTATAGCTAGGTTTTTCGTTGTCATACAAAATAAGCTAACTTTGTACTGGCAGACTTTAATGGTGTGTTGTCTTACTTATTTCAAGTTTGTCAAGCGCCTTTGTTTAACTTCTCAGGTTTATTCTAATATCTGTAGAAGAATAGAAGAGCAACAACTCATTTTGTTCAAAATGCTTGCGCAATAGCAGGAGACTTCAATTTCTTCCCCTTGTATTGTATTTTTATTTAAGAACCATAATGGGAAATCATTATTTTTTTGGTTTAGGCATTTCTGTAGGAATCACATCTTAGTTCTTGTTAAATTTTTTTTCGAGTAAAAGCTAGAAGCAAGCACTTCCCCACCATATCTAATCAACAGAAATTGAAGTGTACAggaaaaatcaaaacaaacagaTGAAGAAAAGAGCAACCACTATAATGCTTCTCAACATATTGTGGAATGTATGTCCTCATAAAACTTTCATCATTGTAATGCTTTAGTACCTTTTTTTTGTCCTTGTTTCTGGCTTTTTTTTCCAAGTCAATCTATTAAACTTGTCACAGAACCGCGAAGGATCCTGCACTGGAAGAACTTGGGATAACTAGTATTTGTTCAATCTGATCCCTGCATAAGGCATTGAGTTTTGATCTTCTTCTTACAAACTGCATTCTACATTGCTTTACACAGTATGTGGACATGCTGTCTTGGGCATAAATTGTTTTATgaaacaaacaaacaagatatgtgCACTAATTATTTCACTTGCTCCAGTAGCATCATGAAGCCCACTTAACAAAATTAACCTTTGATGATCCATTTCCCTAAACTAGTAGtcaatcatgcacctttttccagTTACTCGAAAATTATACATATGGCTGCTTTTTTATCCTCCCTTGTTTCTTACACTGGAAAGCTAGAACACCAACATAAGTTAATTATTATTACAGGAACCATATTTGATGTAGACTGAGCAGAAGAATGACCTATTCTCTGTTTACCTTCCCTGTGCTTCTTCATTGTTTTAGGAATGAGGCTGGGAGGCCTCTACAATGATTCCCTGATGGCATCTGGCAGTCACAAAATCACTGCTAGGCAGCGATGGACTCCAACAAGCATGCAGCTACAGATTCTGGAGACCATGTTTAATCAAGGCAATGGGACTCCAAGCAAGCAGAATATAAAGCAGATAACAACTGAGCTATCACAACATGGTCAGATCTCTGAGTCTAATGTCTACAACTGGTTCCAGAATAGAAGGGCACGATCAAAACGCAAGAAGATGGCTGCATTACCGAGTAATACCGAATCTGAAGCCGAGGCAGATGAGGAATCCCCAGATGAGAAGAAACCCAGGCCCGATGAGTTCCATCACGAAAACCTGCCTGTCAGCATCAGTAATCATCCCATTTACGATGAACAAATGAATGCAGAAGTCCATTTGTTAGCATCTGAGATAAATCAAGCACAAGGCAGATGCCGGTTGAATGAGAGTTTGAACTCTTCTGGCGGTTTGGACCATATGTCCTATGAAAGTGTTCTATCTACTCCAAGTAGGTTTCTTCATCATTATTTTCCTTCTTTCTTACCTTCATATCAAAATGTCTTCTTTGACTTGATTGATCAATGCAGGATTAGACCACCTGATGGACAAGTTTGATATGCCGACGAGCTTTAGCCCTTTCCACTCTGGAGAGAGGTATGATGTCATGGGTTGACATCGTGTTCGAGTCAAAACTGATCATGACTCGATAATGACCGATAAGTTACATTTAGGGAACTGCAGAGGTATATTCGAGGAATTGTGATATACTGCTCCAACTGAGAAGGTGCTTTCTGGAAATCATGTATGTTATTAGGATCTACTAGATGACTCTTTATCAAACTTTAAATCAGTTTTTGGTTCCTTCTTACATCGAACATTAGCAATAAAAATATAGTGCACATGCTTTTTGTCATGTTCAATAGTCATTTCTTTGTTCAATTTGAACTGTTTCTTTCTTTGCTCTCTTCAGCAAATATACTCAATACCTTTGACATCTTCAGAATAAGATCCTTGTGTTGATTAAGATAGGATCAAAATGACAGTTGGATGTGGCTTTGCTGCATGATGGAATAACAGGCATAATTGTTCGTCTGCAAGGAGACTATGGGCTTTATAGTTCCTACAGAACAATATTAGCATTTGTTTCAGAATGGTGTCCATACTGATCTGTCAAAGGTACATGTTCTGTTTTGGATAGATAGAAATCCAGTGTAAGAACTCCAATATAAGATGCAATGAGGTGAGTGATCTCCAAGAGTTAGATTGGTAAGCCTTTGGTTGAGTTGATGCAGAATAGCAAGAGTTAGTTGAAGTGATCTCCAAGCTCATATATTTTACCTCATCGtttcttttcagaaaaaaaaaacgtCACCCTAATACCATATAtgaatgtttaacttgaaaaaaaAGTGGATCAGATGCAAAGAGAGACATTTAATGTCATGAGACGTATTTATTTTTCGACAACTTTTTAAATAAagtttagtttttaatttttttttctcgtaaagtgttctttttttagttattttttaaaagacaAAGTTACCCTTAGTCTTTGTCCTATCGTGATTATCTTTGTCCTGTTGTCCTTGGTAGTTATTGTCGACTTTAACGAAGGGGAAGGAGGTGGCACCCATGGGGcttcctctctctcctctttatGGCCCATTGTTTTCAAGTGGTAGCACCCATGCCTCTTTCACTAAGGATTAAGAGGTAGCTTTACTCCCTAGGTCGAGCAAGAACGAGGGGCATGATTGAACAATGATAAGAAACAAAAGTGACAAGCAAAAGTAGGCAAGAGCATGATCCTTTAGCATGGGAGCTTTGAAATCTAAGAGATGATGAATGGGCATGAGAGTGGAGACGATAGGCAAGGTCGAAGGCATGATAAGAGTGATGAATGAGGGGTAGAGGTGGAGGTTAGATATAAtctcatcttttaaaaaataagtattcTATGGGAATATACAAAAAGGGATgttctagaaaaaaaaaattaattttttataaataaagagATTATTTTCATGATTCACTTgcttatgatttatttataacaAAGTAAACTTATATTGAATCATCAAAATAAGATAGAATGATTCGATTTTAATGTTTGCTCTGATTTAGGGTCATTAATTAAATCCTTGAGTCAATTAGTCCAacgaaatgtttaatattttttaaaaataaaattaattacatgttatttttaaaaatataaataaatattataatttatttttttataatatagtgGAAGAGAATGATAGAACcagagtttatatatatatatgtttatagaaTGACAGAATGAAGTTTTATTCTCTTTCATCTTATAATAGAAAGACACAAATATGTatccaaattttaatttttttttataataatgtaATCCTTTATTGTTTAAGTGATCtccgattataatttttttatttgattgatcGGTACGATTCTAATATAAACCAATGACGATATTTATTATGATAGAAATTAAGATGAGTTCTTTCATTCTAACctctttttttatgtttcttaATTCCATTTTTCATTTTGTATTAATCTATTTTGTAATTATGTCTTGAATGTTATATTTACGGTTTTTATCCAATAATAATTGATTGGGCacgatatatatgcatacataataaagatataatatgtatattatgtatatatatatacatatatatatatatacatatatatggatatacatatatatgtatatatgtatatacacatatatatgtgtatatatatacatatacacatatatgtatatatgtatatgtatatatataaatatgtgtgtgtatatatatatatatatatacatatatatatatgtatatatatatatacatatatatatatatacatatatatatgtatatatacatatatatatatatatacatatatatatgtatatatacatatatacatatatatatgtatatatacatatatatatatgtatatatacatatatacatatatatatgtatatatatatatatatatatattcctgcaACTCTCCTCTATTGTGTGACATGGGTTTTGGGGGAAAAGATTCCATCTTTGGCTGAAGCCCTCCATCGAATTCTCCCGTCGAGAGAAAGCCCTAATCGGAGAAACGAGGTAGCGATCTCTACCTTCTCGATCTCGTTAGCTTTTGTGCGGTGCGGCAAGTCTCTAATTTTATCGTATTGAGCACACCCCTCACCTCAAATTGCCATCTTTGCATCTCGGACGATTTTTGATGGAGTTCGATCGATGGTAGTTGAAATTTTCTTGCTGGATTTTATCGTCCTTAGTTGAAACGATGCGCTCGCTTCGGTCGAAGTGTGAATTTGTGTCCTCGATGTTGAGGCTCATTGCTGTTGTTTCTCTTTGTTCTTCTGTTGGTAGATGAA
Above is a genomic segment from Musa acuminata AAA Group cultivar baxijiao chromosome BXJ3-4, Cavendish_Baxijiao_AAA, whole genome shotgun sequence containing:
- the LOC135635738 gene encoding WUSCHEL-related homeobox 8-like — protein: MEEARRMEWERGPGSGGGGVRNDEEGEGRSGSGGGGDGAGGEGVLYVKVMTDEQMEVLRRQIAVYATICEQLVEMHKAITAHHDTLAGMRLGGLYNDSLMASGSHKITARQRWTPTSMQLQILETMFNQGNGTPSKQNIKQITTELSQHGQISESNVYNWFQNRRARSKRKKMAALPSNTESEAEADEESPDEKKPRPDEFHHENLPVSISNHPIYDEQMNAEVHLLASEINQAQGRCRLNESLNSSGGLDHMSYESVLSTPRLDHLMDKFDMPTSFSPFHSGERYDVMG